The Aspergillus flavus chromosome 6, complete sequence nucleotide sequence gggggggggggggggcaaATTCCAAGACAGGGGCACTGAATAGACGTAATCTTGGTTCCCCACCCCTGCAAATGGCATGTTTGCGAGtgtaagtacggagtatacatTCATGTATATTCTCCAGGTGTACCACGCAAAAGTCTCAAATAAGATTTATCAAGAAACATCTTGTGGAATTGACTGCTCACACTCACTCGCTCTTTTTACCCTCTTTGACTTccgttttctctctttcatcttcctACTGCCATTGCTACTGCTGGACAGAAATATCCTGAAATGGTAACTGACAAGTAAATTGTGATTTTATTACCAACATCGAGTAGATGGTTTCTACATTTACCTCTGGTCGAACATTAATATATGAATTTGTGTTGCGCATCGTGACAAGTCGGAACAGGTTTTATACTTCTTTCCCTGGTGCCATCCTTTTGACCAAGTGGTAAGTGATAAACGTAGGTAGGATCCCACGGTGGCGACTTGTGAGGCGTCTGATCATTACCCCGCCAAGTCCATTACACGTTAAAGAAGATCGGCAGAAGGGCATCCTATTTAGTTATCATAGATAGTAGAACAAGAGGTTGGTTTACCTTCGTTTTATTACTACTCCAGCAGGGTGCTGCTACAGGGTTCAGGTGTAGAACATCATCAGTCAATAGACTCCAGGTTATGAGCAGATACTGCATATAAAGATGCTGTATATCAAAGGCACCCTTTATATGCCCCTGGTTTAGCCAAACTGTGTTCCACTTCAAATTCTCCCGAGGCGGATAACTGCACTTGGTGCTATGGACACTGTCGCACAATGGATCCTCCGTAACCCGCGTACTTTTGATGAAGTACAGTGCGAGCATGTCATCAAACATCCCCAAAATTCCAACAGCCGGACAGATGTGTTCCATGGCAAACTCTGCAGGCTGTACTTTGTTCAAGGTGGTAGAAAACAAGCTCAAACATCACAGGTGTAACCCTGACGTGGAAGAAGTGGCTACCTACGCCTTTCAATGGCTAAGCCGCTACCCTTCGTGTATGTACGGGGTCGCACATCGAGTCATCTGAAAGACACCGGGTCGATCCCCAAACTTGGAAGTGTTTCCTTCCTAGGTGAGCTCTACTATGTAGAACCCTTGTGTCAAGTATGCCTTGGCAATCCAAGTATAGATAGGTGCGTACGGCCGGCCAAGGGTCTACGATAAGCCGTGCCCGTGACCGATCCTTACGCTTTTTCTCACTACAGTCAAGCCTCAAAGACGAAGCGAGATGGAATGACATTGAAAATGGCCCCTGGTAACTCAATAACTGATCAGTGCTGATCGGAAATGAGTATGGCTTCAGATCATGACATAGTAAGCTGATGGGATAGAAtgtttttaaataaataaaagagaaCACGGGTAGATCAAGCAAGATCGGTGAACAATGGCGCTGTCAGCCAACCACTGGGTGGTAAAAGAGAACTGGGAAGTTGAGACATATATACCTCCTTCACTCCTAAGTCCTTCAGAGTCTAGATAGCGGGAGGTTTGAGAAGAGTGGAGCAGATTGAGAAGACTAGTTGACTATTCCACTTAAGTTTAGCTGTCCCGAAGGAGTGTTGATTCCTGAGGCGGGCCCCAAGTAAGTCTGGCGTGCagtttggttttggtttgctctaattttttctttttcttccgcTGTCTGCGAATCAACCCGCCGAACAGTCACATCCTTCAATCTTATCACCTTCTCAATTCCCAATCTTCTGTGGCCTGGAGAGAACCGTCGAAAGCCACGAAGCTGGTTGgaataaagaaagaagcattgTATCTTTGAATTACATTCTCAGGGCCTTCATAAAAGTTCTATCTCTAATCCTCGGCTCGTTCTTCgggcttttttttctccctctttcctcttctcgttTCAATTCTCACCtcgaagggaagggaaagtaacaaagcaaaagctcGTTTGGTTCTTTCTCACCACGAAATTCGACCGTTCAACCTGGGCATCATGTCACAAGATATTCAGGCagcagggaagagaaagcgtGCGAGTATGTATACCACTTGAGTCTCCATCATCTAATCCATATCATTATCCGTTCGTGCTCGGAGcctgttcttttttttttgtcttttttttttcttcccttttttccctccccttccaaaactctcttttcttttcttggttAACAAAtcccctcttcatcctcatttCATGTCTTGAGGTATCAAGTCGAGAACAACGGTCTACTTGAACTCTCTTCAAGTGTCCGTCCTACCTATTTAATATTCTCTACCCTTCTTCGTCGGTTCTGGATTCCACGGCCCTGTCCAATTTTTTGAGACAACGCCCGTGTCACCCCAAACCTCATTACAACCCCCACTTTCACAAAACTAGTTGTGGTTCTCACAGCCCAGTTCCGCGGCCATCGACCCCTCTTTTAATATCCCGTTCAACATGCAATCAGAACACAATGAACCGTATGCTAATCGCATTCAACTTTCAGGGACTCAGTCTTGTCCGCCCCCAGAATTACCTCAACTCGTCGCCGAGCAACATGTTCCCATTGCCGCCAACGACAAGGAAACTCAACGTCTAATCGTTGTCCTCTCCCATGCTAGTCTGGAGACCTATCGTGCCTCCCACGGTGGACGCAATGGCGCCGGTCGTGATGAGAAGTACTCATTGCTGAACAGCGATGAGCATATCGGTGTGATGCGTAAAATGAACAGAGACATTAGTGAAGCTCGACCAGATATCACTCATCAGGTacatcttttcttcctcagacTGCGGCTCTTATACATGAGCCTTCGGTGAGAGAAACTAATCACACTTGGTGCAGTGTCTTCTCACTCTGCTCGACTCCCCTGTCAACAAGGCAGGCAAACTCCAAATTTACATTCACACGGCCAAAGGTGTCCTGATCGAAGTGAATCCAAGTGTTCGAATTCCGCGTACATTCAAGCGTTTTGCTGGCCTCATGGTCCAGCTTCTGCATCGGCTCTCGATCCGCTCCACCAATTCTCAGGAGAAATTGCTCAAGGTCATCAAGAACCCCATCACCGATCATCTGCCTCCTAATTGCCGCAAGGTGACCCTCAGTTATGAGGCCCCCGTGGTGCGGACCAGAGATTACATTGAGTCGCTAGGCCCTAAGGAGAGCGTCTGTATTTTTGTCGGAGCTATGGCTAAAGGTCACGA carries:
- a CDS encoding putative RNA processing protein Emg1 (unnamed protein product), whose protein sequence is MQSEHNEPYANRIQLSGTQSCPPPELPQLVAEQHVPIAANDKETQRLIVVLSHASLETYRASHGGRNGAGRDEKYSLLNSDEHIGVMRKMNRDISEARPDITHQCLLTLLDSPVNKAGKLQIYIHTAKGVLIEVNPSVRIPRTFKRFAGLMVQLLHRLSIRSTNSQEKLLKVIKNPITDHLPPNCRKVTLSYEAPVVRTRDYIESLGPKESVCIFVGAMAKGHDDFADSFKDDTISISNYSLSASVACSKFCHAAEEVWDIV